tacttttaaaaaacagatcgTTGAACCGGTATGCGATGattcataatgatggtttgaaacacataccccattttacggGCGCCAACACACAAAAGCACTTTCAAAATAGCCTCGAGAatattgcaatggtaaagtataggaagaatattccgggttcaaaggtcggggaaaggtgcATAGCTctcaatcaaccaatcaattttattttaatcactcCGATAGGattaaaacaacaacaaacggacaaacaaaacaCAGACGACCTgaaggacgggcataacttaataaaaaagttataaacgtacaagtacgtgcccgtccaacaaaaacagtcaaaaggacacaataaaacaaagaaacgatgtaaaatcgggcAATTACAGTACCTTAGGATagaattcacatatttatcctggggagagaAAAACCGAGAAGacgactcaatcatatggcgaaccacggcctctcgtccagttaccagtccaggtgggtatgggattagttagccaggtatttgtttcggaagcatagacttgatggtggaggaagccgtaaccgaccagcggttacgtgaaccaccctacggtggcgaggagtccagcaattctctcgcacatgattATCCCTGCATGCGATGCGAACCTACGAAGAGTAATCGGAAAtgaggtggcgagcgtattcctaacgcttagcacgatgcgccacactgccaagcttttcaaatgaattttaaaatgtgagacgtgtatttGTATCATAACGGTGCTTTTCCtgcaaaaatatggaataaaaaacactcgttgACGTATTATGGTGATGCTGTGGttcaattttattgcaaaaaacagtgacaaaaaattgttactgaaaaaaacaaactctgtaaatagattgaatgtttcATAACAGTCCATTCACAAACGTAGATTGGGGTATCAGGTTCTTCtgtttactttctttcaaagaCTGGCTACTACAGgactagtataagtttatttcgactcaataatcagcataGGCCTATACATCTATAAGACGATGGAATAATTGAATATGGTACTGTGTCGTATGCGGGTGCTCTGTAACGTCTGAGAAGCAACCTGACCGATCTTTCCATGAGTTCCCAAGCTTCGGAATAACGCACAATTAAAAGGAATTTCAATTCATAAACGATTTTGACTGAAGACCTGTTAGATTATGCAGGCGAAAGTGTTAAGTTggtcatttcattttgtatcataaagTTATGAGCtctttattgtaatatttcacttttacaataattaaaataacataTCAAGCAAAAGTTAGACATTTAAATATAGGAATCAGtgagaatttcaaaaatgagtTTTCATCATCATTTACCGGTACTACTCACtctataccagggtggtccaaacctagACTCGCGTCACATTCGGAAAGTAGTTAAAGAATCGCATTTGGGgttgttttcatataaaattacccagaaaattttttggacatattgttacatcactaatgtctcTGAATTGATTAGTGTTATGATcggctgaggcaactagcaaagttgaatgatgtgcttggcagtctaaatttttttttaatctttttggtcaggaatatatgctaacaattttggcattatagaaaactaaaaatcgattgCGGATTTTATTAGCCTAATAACTAAATATAGCTCATGCcgtgtgttttttgcaaccaccctaaacagtattagaaaaaatgctgcctatttgtcagaaaattcagtatttaccctcctgttagcttacatttggtaatcaatgaatctgcagttatttataagttatttcgtaaacatgagtttgaaaagaaaactGAAGAAGGCCTTTgcaggttttagtaagtttttacatgttttagcttgataaatgccAAATAGTGATGAacgtgtttgcacaataaaatgtttgatttgtattgcactgtttacctatattcttggcattattgtggcccgcgaacaatgcaaaaataattttgtggcccccggagccggcaaccttggaccaccctgctctatacAGTACAAACAATGAGACTGATTTGAAAAGCagatttgtatgaaaataaccACTCATAATGGGTGTTTTATCCACAATGTCATACTCAAAAATCccaatcaaaaaacaaaaattagaaacaataaCGACTCGACTAGTCTGTATCTCGACTAGATTGCTTTCAATAATGAGCTGTAGCATCAGGTTTGAGACATTGCACATAAACTGCAAATTTAGCTTTATAAAATTATCCATCTAAGAAAGTTGTTCTCAAAGTTACTATGCCTACGGACCCCTTATACCTTTCTGGGGCAATTGCGGACCCCCATAATTTCCAACCTAAAACACAATACAGAACATAGCATATAGCTATTTGGAAAACATTCGCATCGGCTGCCACTCCTCAAATTGCAACACAAATTGTGTTACTGATTTATTGCAACTAAATGATGCCTATTAACCTTAGTGTGATCGCTGAAATGCGGTCATGAAACAAAGAcatgatgcaaatattttattttaatgacgtcatcacacagaaAAGATAAATACGAATTTCATAAAGACCacataaattttttaacaatctTTAGCCGTAGAAAATTTTTTAGCAATTGATCCTGTAGTTAAATAAAGGCTATTTTTTCCCTAcaagaataagaaaaatactAAGATATCCATAAGGCCCTTCcgtttcgtgtccaataagaacAGCGCCAAGAACAACGTTAGTCTATAACGCCAAAACTAACAGCTGTTCAGACACACCCTCCCTACCCAattataaacataatatgaCATTGGTTAATTATCGgaaaccctttgattcaatatagtttaataatgaagtaattcaataaaataaaaacaagaattatttttgttcagCAAAAGAATTGAAACAAAAGCTAATAGGCTACTCCATGAGCTCTGCCTGTGAGTACTTTAAGTCTCACACCAATCAGTATTCACTGGCATGTAATTTTACACTATAATGTCTTATGGTCTCAGTAGGTTTTGGGGCTTCAGTGGACCCTCATATATAATGTCTTATGGTCTCAGTAGGTTTTGGGGCTTCAGTGGACCCTCATATTTCCACTCATATATCAGCCTCCTTAATTTCTGAGcttatttctgattttttttttagttgtttttaattttttttctataatataaaatttagggaatacatgaatttttcttattttttattactgttttttattttttttttgctattttttattttttttaaacatgaaaatttttttttgctattttatgactctttttaatttttttttacgttttaaaACATAGGAAAACACACAAGGTTATATAGAAAACCTATATACATTAGGGAGGATTGAGGATTGGAtaagttgaaatatttaaccaatttttattttcattccaaTACAGCAAGATTAGGTACAGTGCTGTCAATCATGATAAACAAGAAATGTACagtacataaaaatttaaaaagcagaTGTATACAAAGGAAATGGAAATTTACAATAAGCTTTGCATGTCATTGGGATATTTTTGTGGCATTTTTTTACCAGTGAAAGTCcgttttgtgtccaataatagaAGTGGAATTCAAAGAACCAACTGACATGATAGCACCAAGAACAACGTTAGCCTATACCGCCAAAACTAAAGGCTGTTGAAAACttgggattttttttttgttatttttcaattttcatttttttatattacaaaatttagggaacacatcaattttttttatttttactactgttttttatttttttttgatattttatattttttaaacataaaattttttttttggctattttttttttcacttggaGAAACACACGTAATTATAGAGAAAACCTAGGTACAGCAGTTGTCAATcatgataaacaaaaaatgtacagtgcatgaaaatttaaaaagctgatgtttacaaaacaaaaaatggaaatttacaaTAAGCATTGTATGTCATTGTAACATGTATCACCGTTATAATATAACTAGAATTTATCATTGATATCTCTTGTTAATTTACATAGATTAGGAGCAAAGTTACACTGAGCTCCAGTAGAGTCCTCAGGTACAGATTTTTAGAAAATAATCGCAGTATCTAAAATTCATATGaatgttctaaaatatacacaggAATAATAGATATCAGTAGTtcacaataattgaaaaacataagaGCAAAAGGTAATAatgcatttcacaacaaaaattaataaaaatttaacaatagCTATTTAAAACGAGTTACGATTAGGTTAATAACatgaaaactttttttacttatagtttttattgatttttttgtttttttatattttaaaaatataatcaaatgtgAGGTTACAAAGAAAGTCTATAGACAACAAGAAGGACTAAGGGCGATTCAAATACAGCAAGATTATGTACAGTAGTTGTCAttcatgaaaaattaaaaagtctCAAAATCTgaagtaaataatgaaaatgacatgccataaaaattacaattacatAAAAATTTCTGAATCTAGTCAATATAAAACCAATGTATGGAAAAGCTTAAAGTGAGTTTGTTGTGGCTCACTAAAAATAGTACATAAAATCTGAAGCATTAATGCAGCACTCaatctaatttttaaattcatcaGATAACAAGGACTCGtttgaaacaaatgaaaatacaTGCAAAAGGATTTAATGGAATTTTATAAAATGCtgtaattattaaatattggcCGCTCCAGAATTTTTCGTACCAATGTGGGGATTAAGTGAGGCAAAGTAAAGCAAAGGGAAAATGATCTGGTACAGAAACATCGGTTGCCCAAATGTTGTAATGGCTGCCAAAACACTCGTTCTACAAAGATTATCGTTGTGAGCTTATAGGGTCAAATCTACTCTCAACATTTCAGtcaacatttcacataaaaaaggtttgaattttaaattcaaatattactgaaaaatttGACCATTTAGGGAACAGTGTTTTTAAGAGTTAATTAATTATTCGGCATTCAGTCCAAAGTTGTTGGAGTAATCAAAAGTTGAACACGACTCTCTTTAGTTTATGCGACATCTGTCCCCTAGCAATATCGTTCGAATGTGTTCAGTCTAGAAcacttttcatattttgaagGAATTTTCAGCAAAGATCATCggaatctaaaaaaaattgttcatttagATGAAGCTGAAAACTTGATATCTTGATTGCATAAATGGTGCTCAGTAAAGAAATATTACAACAATTTTCTATGTGTTGTTTGCATAAGGCATTAGAAAAGCAAGTATCACAAATATTGtttatcaaaaatgaaattgaggGAAAACCTGGCTAATTTCCTGCaaacacaataaaattttaagagtCATTGATCGTCCACAAATATTGTGTTCCTTAAGCACACTAGTACAATATAGTTCAGGGGTTACGCAAGTTCCTATTCATTAGAGAACCCCCCTCCCCCTCCCCCCGACCACATCCTCATGACATTATAAACACCCACCCTAATTTTGGAGTATGACAGACTTTAATTCCTAACTTAAATATAATTGTACTTGAATATCCAGAAAATAGTTTTACAGCTAATACAAAATCtctaaaaatgaaaactctgggGGCGCACTTCTCACAATACAGTATACACAGCGAAAAtagaaattaagaaaatatgaatcatgcaaaaaaaaatgtgtcATTGTTTTATCTAAAATGACTCCAAGAATTATTTCAGgaattatttatatcaaataccTTTAGTATGATTTGAGAAACAGTAATTTGGGAAGGCTGAAAAAATGCTTATAGCGGTGGCATTTCCCCTACCGTTATCAGTTTCATGTTGTAGTGGTTCATTCAATTGTTGTTATCTTCCTTAGTTTCCACCTACTGCACCAGGTTCTCCTTGTTCATTTTGACCCTTAAAATAATATGTCATATTTACTATGTGACATAGACTACTATCCTTATTGACAGTATTATAAAGTGCAGAATATTATCAATTAACTTTAAGGATATAATATTGCATATGGAATGGTGGTCCCAATATCTCATAGTTAATATGGGGTTTGCTACCAGCATAAAATATAACTGTTCAGCTGTCTGAAATAGTAAAAATCTCACCATTTGCTGATTGTTCTGATTTCCTCTCTCTGGTAGATGCAGATTCCCAATATTTGCTCCAGCAAAGTTGATAGGTGGAGGTCCTCTGCGTTCTATGAATATAGAAATAGGAAGTTGTTCAATATTTGGTCTGAGTATAATTAAACTGAAGATGGTCTtaagcagggatggccaattcgaataaagtattcgaatgtattcgaatatctcgtcattcgaatatcggaattcacgttcataagaatatcggatatttgtgtgacgtcacacattttcgacgccgctttcaagacgtttccgttgaatgaaaacattctcgatagaaacttgtgattgttttcatcactcatcagcgtaacgtgttatttaggcccgcaaacgcctttacgattgtgttattttctctaaaacgaaaattttccacaaatttgttccacgataaccataacatttattacatttttgtacgcgcacggaattgtgaatctggtaaatacgttcatcggcggcgagtttctaaagacaacgcaactttttgattgaagagcggcaatttaaaatactgaaaataaaaccgtaagcaacataagttttattgaggcccgcgaaaatttaaaaaacgcttttccaggcagtgaaaatcgcaaaatttcgtgtgcacacattatgtttggtcggcgtttagaaacatatcgtcactaattgagggcgggatttgcctgattatccattactttaataTGCCGTCAAATATTTTCgggttaacacgatacaaggtttgaaacgcgactttttccctggttgtgcggatgtatataatataattaatctaaagcatattcaatcaattttattgtgatgaaataaattttactcttagcatttcgatcgagcggagtcactgttaacaagtacatctaaatatttgccgaattcgcaaaattcggataaaaacaatatttaatcggacagtttacctcacgtttttatttttatggccgcggattgcaatggtatataagagtggtgaggattttattttgtcgacgcaaccgcaggttaaattgaagacaattaaattaataagagaaagatattttaaatatgcccgtgttggtcacgaattcatcactttgcacaacagaaaaatatatattcgttgttatattatttgttgtaaaagtcgactcttttaacaggtggcataatcgcggcgatgaatatgttcttttaatttactgctaaactttatatgtatattctttgtatgaaattaattattctctacacttaacaggattttatataattatttgagatttttctaacggcgataacgagttggcaagattgcaaaaatacattttaaaattaaatacatcaagcagttttcttgtaattttagctcacagattgccgtggaccgaatagaaatgtttttttttgattaagaagaagcaaccgcgaaagatattttagaatcttgtatttgtcatggattgaatattttacgtaacagaatgataAGACGGCCCTTtcaacgagcgcggaatcgcggtgggtgttacaggcggcaatgagaatttccgatttcgaaaatcctggctgcgcgctggcagtggtggtcatctattctctactaatttatttctaactccaaacacaacaatatgttacacataataacaatatggttcacataaatttatatacaaatatactggtaggtagtagaatactctaggcttaaatattagaatttttaaaggcaattatctgaatacaagtagtatttttgtcaagagactcgactattatcgtaatatcatggtaccaatgatagaaagcgtcagacaactccttggctatcttttcgtatggtcatttgtacaaagtgaataaatttaataaaccgactgtgtcacaagttgctattattttttattaatagctataaactatcaataactttgtgtacatatactgttggtctgtggcttcattctgatatttctattgaagcctAATtgatttcctaatttactgggttttaatcaactaaaacaaaaatgtgttatttttgattttagaatgtattcggaattccagattcgaaaacattattttagaatgtattcggaatagtttagtattcggaaatggccatccctggtctTAAGGTGAATAGTTCTGAAGATAATGCTTGTGATTTTaagaatattaaacaaaaattcgtaaaaataaaCTTCCACTTTACATCCTACAAGGGGTTACCTTTTACTCAGCTTAAAGTTAAACAACCATTTACTGTCAGGTCATGGCACTTCTGTGATCTAAACTATCGTATGTTATCACTTTAACACAAATAAACACCATCAAtcttttaattgtgtttatacCCTATCTCTGTTAGTTGACTCTGATAACGATAGTATTTAACGATTAACTAATGTTgttgatttttaatattgtaaGACAAGTTCTAAATGTGGGCACATAATTTATTCTTCTAAATTGGATTGATATTTTGCGATACAAACAAAACTCGGCAACCACTGGCATATATCATTCGTTCATTTTTTTGAGAATGTtactatttcattttgtttttgtattttgtgtATGTTTTCTAAGAAAACTCATGTACCATCGTTTCATATTAGTACAATGTATGGTAAAACTATGTGAGGCGAGCGCAAGAGCCTTGAATTACTAACCTTCCAATGGGAAATCAAAATTACGATTGCAAATTTCCGGTTCGTTACCATCCTTATCCATCTCGTATCTGATGTTACGTTGGGGATATTCGTCGAGGACAGGGAAAAGATTAACCGTGTATACATTTCTTTGCTTTCTCAGAAATTTTTTGTCTACCAGGAAAGTATGGCCATCAGGAAAATCGAGATGTAAATTTTCTGGTCCGCGGTCAATTCGAAGTTTCATGTGAACTCTGTCTCCAATTTGTAACAGGATCTGAGGGAGATGAAAAGGAGCAAGTTGTGCACCCAGGTCTTTATAATAATGTCTGACAGTGTTCTGAACAGTCTCACCACATgtaaaaaatgcaaaatgaaattggtttttgtttaaaatataaagacGATGTTCCATAAGAAGCTCCTGTGTTCCAAATAGCAACCACTTGATGAAGGCCATAACTGGGCTGAACTCTCTGCATCGAAATTCTATGCTGTTATCCTCTGCGATTCGATCAGGGTTAATTATGTcccagtcagttttacttgagaaatgtaatatgtcaattttgtctTTCTCTAGACCGACACACCATGACTGGATTTGCACGATCGCATCTTTGAGGAATTCCGAATCTGCACTGATATCGATAACTGGTGTGATACCAATGTATTCTTTGGGGCATAGTGAATTGTCAATTCCAACGGACATCCAgacttttgtttgtttgttaaaAGTTCCACTAGGAAACGTGACTTTGCATTCGTTCAGTATCATGTAGCCGTCGGCAACTTCAACGTTTACCACTAAAAAAATAGAGTTGTTTTATAATACGacaaaaagtaaattttaacAGGTGGTTCCAAAGTTATCTAAAGAACCCTTCCAATGTCATTAGGAGttccatatttatcccggggaaaggGACAAGACGTTTCAATCGCATGGCAAACACGGCCCTTGTtcgatcaccagtccatgtcggctatgagaatagttagccagtaatttgttttagatgcataaAGCCCATTAGGGAAAGAATGTCATTGCCTACAAAATGAGAGGATTGCTAATTACTGAAATTAAATGCAAAAAGTAGCTGAGCAGGAAATGAACCTTGACATAAATCACAGCAGGCTCAGCTCTAATTTCACTGTCATTTGAACATTTAGCGCAAAGAAGGCAAAATACAGAAAAGGCTTGCTAGCACTGGGAATgcgacataatatttgttaacatAAGTTATGAGAGCAATTCCCTGTGTATTGAGTtagaattttcaattgtttttttccCAGGTCAATCAGGTATGGAACAACGTATCCACATTCATAAATAGAAATATGATTTGGTTCCATAAATTTGGACTGCTTGTATGACCAGAgcacaatatattttcattaattacaTTCAAAGGAAGAGGATGGTGTTTCGGAGCCAGTAAAATAGTGGTTTctgcataaattttttttgagtaCTCTCGAAGCatgaccaagatggcggacaccgtaatgtagtatgtgtaccaggttaggattaggccataatttcaggtacaaatactgcaggagtcacttggttagtcgccgaactcaatatgtgtaccaggtcaggattaggctataattccaggtacaaatactacggtagtcacttggctagtccccgaactcaatatgtgtaccatgttaggattaggtcataattccaggtacaaatactgcaggagtcacttggctagaacccgaactcaatatgtgtaccaggttaagatcaggccataatttcaggtacaaatactgtgggagtcacttggctagtcccagaactcagtatgtgtaccaggttaggattaggctataattccaggtacaaatactgcaggtGTCACTTGACTTGAccccgaactcaatatgtgtaccaggttaggattgggccataattccaggtacaaatactgtgggagtcacttggctagtccccagactcataatagaaataaaaaaaagaaaattgtctaataaaaatatggcctaaccctaacctggtacacatacaacgttccggtgtatcttggttcacatacttcgggggtgcCATTATTCCACATAACAGTTTGACATAGTGCAGTCGACCGTCAGTCAACAAATCTTGAactaccacaaatggtagattttttgctattccaaatacttgcccaaaattttttttgagtccTAAGTAAAGTTGCTATGGCTGTTATTCGAGTTCGAATGAGTGAGTTACTCGAGTCCCCCTAACATTGCTACCAAGGCCCACAGAAGACCGATCAATATGTTATTGAAACAACATTGTCTAACCCAAATTGCACCAATAAGTgaatttcagaatgaaaatgctTGATATTTTATAGCAATGATGATGGGCCGCCACCATGCAGATACACTCACCGACTATTTATTAAAACAACGAACAGGTTGAATTATGAGGCTGCTACTTCACTTAATAATAAATGACCATAACTTACATTTGATAACATTCTTTGATTGTGTTTTGATGCCAGAGTTTCCCAATTCATCTTTGGCCCAGacttggaaacgatattttttaccaagtttaggtgacttcattctatactgaggaacttctgtagtgtgagtctctccaagtttcacatcgtcacagaagatttctatgttgtatagaacgtttctgtcagatacttcattccaagtcaagagaatgtcggatccacttctttgagacgaaacattttcaatttgcggcaaagctaaaaataaatatttcgacttagcatacttcaataaaaaacattttcaatataagctgtgaacttgaaattatttctgcgcaattcatacaaaattaaaaacaaaatcgaatataaaatagtagtgagtagcaattcagatatttttgaatcaataaaGCAGGCTTACAAAAAACAACTGTGAATGACTTTTTCAAGCCAAAGCGAAATACAAAGATTCATATGCAACTAATAGGAAATCTAAGACTCAGTTAGCGATATATGCTAAAAGCAGGATAAAACGTTTTCATTGGAATTGGAGCTGAAgtggtattttcaaattcaaagtcAGGAGTAGAAGTTGGAGTCTTTAATTATCTGGGTAATACGGTAATTTTAgacttttatgaattttttactgAAACTTAAAAACATGAGGTGGCCCAATCGTTCCTAACAGTGTATTAAAAAGGCATGCACACGGCaatcaattataattaaaatttgatttccttgTAGTTTGGAGCTGGAGTTGA
This is a stretch of genomic DNA from Styela clava chromosome 2, kaStyClav1.hap1.2, whole genome shotgun sequence. It encodes these proteins:
- the LOC144420012 gene encoding uncharacterized protein LOC144420012; its protein translation is MSGHPLSVSDVHVIGSVASYCTSLSMDFFRCDLKSSSLQTLASELKGSNVKIDQLYLNENRTANHEDIVAVANLLPNVTKKLDLELEIQFFSSTLKSQRKSADATTNFFSKQLPTTTSKAEFGLPDDSFENTGENVETLQEVGSPRSELPLSEEEAEQSDKEVTEQLTKPTQHKIFCDDVKLGETHTTEVPQYRMKSPKLGKKYRFQVWAKDELGNSGIKTQSKNVIKLVNVEVADGYMILNECKVTFPSGTFNKQTKVWMSVGIDNSLCPKEYIGITPVIDISADSEFLKDAIVQIQSWCVGLEKDKIDILHFSSKTDWDIINPDRIAEDNSIEFRCREFSPVMAFIKWLLFGTQELLMEHRLYILNKNQFHFAFFTCGETVQNTVRHYYKDLGAQLAPFHLPQILLQIGDRVHMKLRIDRGPENLHLDFPDGHTFLVDKKFLRKQRNVYTVNLFPVLDEYPQRNIRYEMDKDGNEPEICNRNFDFPLEERRGPPPINFAGANIGNLHLPERGNQNNQQMGQNEQGEPGAVGGN